The nucleotide sequence TCTCAGAAccagaatagactgacgagtttcagcagaaagttatttgtttctagccattttgagcctgtaatcgaacccacaaatgctgatgttccagatactcaactagtctaaagaaggccagttttattgcttctttaatcagaacaacagttttcagctatgcaaacataattgcaaaagggttttctaatgatcaattagccttttaaaataataaacttggattagctaacacaacgtgccattggaacacaggagtgatggttgctgataatgggcctttgtagatattccattaaaaatctaccgtttccagctacaatagtcatttacaacattaacaaaagtctacactatatttctgatcaatttgatgttatttaaatggaccaaaaatgtgcttttctttcaaaaacaaggacatttctaagtgatcccaaacttttgaatggtagtatgTACGTATATATAACCTATCTCATACCTTAACCCTTGCcttaaagtggcaatcagcagtaaaaacaataacaaagcagactACCCACCCCTGGTTTGATAAAAAACAAagtgatggggctggagaaatgaaatcactctcaaattcatagacagagctatgaatacaaagactggccatccatgatatcaaaattatagttttaaccttgTTAACATTTTCTATGTTTACAAATGTTGAAGCAAAATAAGCTTACATTTTAAATTCTattggggtatgacagttgaactaagctcatgaggcatttctaaattgtattcttcaagaatcaatgggtacatatcatgaatttgtaagtccaaaaatgtattgattgcccctttaaccaTTGGAATGAGTGCCTGAACTtcatgttttaaccctatccaaaaCCTTGACCATTACCTTAACTATTGGTatgagtgcctaaacttaacccttaactaAAAAAATGTGACGTTTGGAGAAACGGAACGATATAGAGGAGCAGGAGTCATCCCAGGCTGTCAAAAATATTTGGAACGACTTTGAAATTAGAcgggggctcctgagtggcgcagctgtctcaGTGCTtgtggtgtcactacagacacactggttcgattccaggctgcatcacaaccggctgtgatttggAGTACCATAGGCCGGcgctcaattggcccagcgttgtctgggtttggctggtgtaggctgtcattgtagataagaatttgttcttaactgacttgcctagataaataaaggtttaataaaaaaaatatatatatattgttacaATATCATGTGTGAACTGAAATATCTCTGTTCTCTCAATCTGTCTGTTGTATAGGGGCACTAACCCTTTTGCCACTGTCAAGCTGAAGCCCACATCCACAGATGACCGATCTGCTCCGCGGCTCCGTCGGTGAAGAGGTCACGCCCTTGAGAGGTACTGGGCGCGTTCCAGGTTGACTACATTTCAGTTGTTGGATTGCATCAAAAAAATGGTTTCATGCCACTTTATTGACTGCTATATCATATGATTCACTGATCTGTTAAATAAATATTTATCCAGGTGGGTCTGAAATGTAGTCATCCTAAAACGCGTCCACTACCATGCAGCAGGGGTTTTAGGGTTGATGCCCTAAAACTGCCCCAAATCTTCCCAAATTGTTGAAAACTGTCTTAAAACTGCCCAAAACTTTCCCTAAGCAGCCCCTAATACCAATCTTGTATTTATATCCATATTATGGAGTTTATCGGATGACTACAGTGATAAAGGAACTTCAGAGGGCAGTGTAAGATGACAGAAACCCTAATAGATGCTTGGTGCACTGATTGACCTGAAAAGTGCATTAATAATTTTTTTTTAGTTAGTGAGACAAATCTTTGAGAGCGCTCATTTATGCACTTTTCTTCAGAATCAGGGATATACGTGTTAGGTACAGGAAATATCATGGTAGAGGAAGTTGTTTTTAATCAAAGCCTTTTGAATTGTTGTCTTCAAGTAGCTCTTTTATTTAGCTTTGCTTGTACAGTGACAATATGGCAGTTTAAACCAATACGTAACTTTGATGCTAAACTACAGTGAACCACAGTGAGCTAATATTTCTCTTAGGAATGCCATGTAGATAGATTGTTATGACAAGTGAGTTTGAGCTACTAACTTAACAGTGCTGTTTTGTCCAGTGCCTTTAGTAAATGTACGATAtgatgtgtatgtgtttgtttgttcATGCAGGCAGTAGGGTGGACTACTACTGTAGTGAAGAACCCGGGGTTGTCAATTCTAATCCACCAATGGGGATACTTAACCTAAATTACCCTTTCGTGTGTACCCAGCTATGTAAATGGCTGACGTGAGAGTGTTGAGCTGTTATAGCTGTAACTGAATGAATAATTTTTACTTTACTGCTAGAATAAAAATGGCAGCTGCTTTTCACATGGTTTCAAATTCCTTTAAATCAGACAGAAATACATCCTCTGATTCTGAAGTTTTTTAGTTGCTGGCGATAttttacacatttatttttttgttattgaGGGCCACTTGGAAGTGCTGAGCTATTAACCAAAATGtcatattttggggggggggggggggggggggtgttattgAACAACCAATTGACCAACATtggttcatttatttatttatttgtgagCCCAACGTGCCGTTTCTGTAGAGAGGAATCAAATAATTCACAAGAGAAAGTAAGTCAAGAACTATGTGGGACGCTTGGCTGTAGTATTAAGCCAACAATTAAACCTAATTCAGCACAGAAATTTGGTAATTTACTACAAtgttagatacacacagaccaaATAGACCGCATgagaggaatgtacacaacacaacgacgagagggacagagacaattCGTGAAAGTGTTCCTTATCTCCTTTGAAGGACTAGTAAAATTATTTTGGCAGACTGCTCTGCAGCATTATTAGACAGGCTAGCCTAAACAGGATGAcaaaagacagtacagtataggGAGCACAGAGATAATGTAACGTTAGATGGTcgggctggctggctgctacaacttgagcagagatgagatgatgacctTAAGAAATTAAAAATGATAAAGTCATCAGATAAAAACTACGTAATGTACACAAATGAAATATGTTATTATTATCATAGTAATTTTCCATTTTTCTATTGATGTCTACCCAATgtggacctgacagagacaatggaatatttgtaatgttttggcaattgaatgttcactATTTTTGGTTTGTAATTTCCATTAAAAAGCTTTAAAATCATtaaaattgttttattttgtaATGCATTTAATGTGTACCCCTTTCCTGCATTCAAATGACCAAATTGCTCTCTAGTGGCCTcattggtggaatgttattaatagtTTACATAATTTCACAATTTATAAACATACGTCTTAAAAAGCCGCTGAAAATCTGTCAAACGATTTTGATATATTTCCATCTTCTGTgatgtaatattgggatgcaaactcaaaatgtaatacatttcataaACATGTGAATGAGgggtatacttttgtttcaaagtagatttgtttaagactactctgatttagcccactgcagtaaaaaggCAAATATATTATCGAAACCGAAATCGAAACTGTGATTACTTTTTTGTAATCAAACTGAAAAagaaaccgacctcaaaaagcactaatcgctcagcactaccaaTCGGAGATGAGAAGGAGACAAACAGAGGAAACATTAAAGGAAGCATCGGAGTGAGTCAGTTGTTCTTGAggcatttttatattttattttattttgttcttTCACAGTTTCATCTTTTGGTGTGTTATTACAACAGCTCATTAccaaaggagagagggatggggaggaaaggaaaggaggagagcagtgccagaaaGTTGAaatagagatagaaagagacagaaacaagggacagagaaagagaaagagtggggggagagggagagagaaaaatgggGGTGAAGTAAAATCAACTCAAAGGAGAAATGACTTTCTCTCATTTTGAAATATCTACATTATTATTTTAACTTGAGGTTATTGGCCTTCCAGGCGGTCTGATAACTATACAGAAACAGAAACACATACGTTTGTATAAAAAGGAAGAAATAAATAGGATGGGGTTGTgggtgggagtgggagtgggggagaggggtAAGTTAGCGGGGTGGGGGCGGGAGCCACGACACCCTTCCTCCGGTGCAGTAGTAGTCGTGCGCTTGAGTGGGAGAGAGCTGGGTGTCAGTGAGGGCAGGTGGAGGGATGAGGTGGGGGAGGAAGGGGTGCGTGTGGGGGGTCGGCTGCAGACTGGAAGAGGGGGAGTATCGGGGCTGGGTGGTGGAGCGCTAGTCGGTTTAGGAAGGTGTCTATTACTCGTGCACCAGGGCAACGAACTCTGAAAGAGAACAAGAAGAGACAAGAGGTTAGAGCGCTCTGTAGACTCTGTGGAAAATCTGATTACACTATGATGATGCAGGTGAGTACATGTGTCCGTCGGTCAGAGAAATAGTTTATTTACCATCGATGCCGATCATGCCGTCTCCATCCTTGTCAGCTTCGTTTAAGAATGCTTTGGTTTCTTTGTCGGTCAGGTCCCTGCCGTCTGAGGCAAATCCCTTCAGTACGAACCTATGGACAACAGGAAGAGGGCAGAGAGACTTGAGTACAGACCGTACAACTACTAGGAATGCTCTGGTGCCTAAACAGTTAAccatgagtgtttgtgtgtgtatataggatGGGAATGCATGTCCACATGGTCACTGGTCAGTCACCACGCACTGTATATTGTTTAATATATCGCGGAGTGTGTAGTCAGTCAAAGTGttggtgtgtttctctctctgtctgtgtctttctctgtgtgtgtctctctgtgtgtgtctctctctgtgtgtctccctgtgtgtgtgtgtctcttacttgagctcctcctcctctatgAATCCGCTGGCGTCAGCGTCCAGCACCAGGAAGGCTTTCTTCACATCCTCAGCTGACTTGGCCTTCAGACCCACCATCTCAAAGAATTTCTTATGGTCAAAAGAGTCAGCCGCTGCACGGCATAATGCACACAGAGTttagtgaacacacacacacacacacagtacaaacacaaatggaggcagacacacacacacgtacatacaaacacacacagacaggcacgcatgcacgcagacagacaggcaggcacgcacggatgcttgcacacacacacacacatacacacacaaagtacAAAAAACAGCATGGGTGACTGCCTGTGTACAACACTCCAGAGGCTGAACGTTAATGCCAAACAATCATTAAGAAATTACTCTTTTTACTCTATGATACAGCGTTTGTCtgagtgtatgtgcgtgtgtggaTTCAGAGCATGTGTTGTGCCAGTGGTCATATCAATTCTATAGGTTAGAGGACTGCGCCAACCCCAGGACTAGCTGGCATCCTCTGGCAGATGTGTTACACAATATCAGTTATTACACTATCATAATTATGTCAGATATGATGTGCTATAACAGTACCATAATTATGTAAAAAGTGTTGATCCCAAATGGCCACCTATTTGCCACATAGTGtacaactttttttattttattttttatttttattaaaattttaccccctttttctccccaatttcgtggtatccaattgttagtaattactatcttgtctcatcgctacaactcccgttcgggctcgggagagacgaaggtcgaaagccatgcgtcctccgaaacacaacccaaccaagccgcactgcttcttaacacagtgcgcatccaacccggaagccagccgcaccaatgtgtcggaggaaacactgtgcacctggcgaccttggttagcgtgcactgcgcccggcccgccacaggagtcgctggtgcgcgatgggaccaggatatccctaccggccaaaccctccctaacccggacgacgctgggccaatcgtgcgtcgccccacggaaaaagtgtactacttttgaccaggacacatgaggttctggtcaaaaggagggcactatagggaatagggtgccatttgggacgcatccgaTGTGTATGTTGGACCATGGGGCTCCTCCTGTTAACACTTTAGTAGAGAGAACACATATTCGCCACTCGCGTGCAATACAAAAAGTTAATTATACCTTTCCTAAGTATTATTAGCCATTTATTTTGCCTCTTTTCAGTGTTTTCTTGTGTACACATTATGGGACCGTTTCCCatacacagattaagcctagtcctgcaCAACAACAGAATTTTTTTCCATGGAGAATCTTCATTGAGAGTGCTTCTTAGTCCTGGACTAGGTTTAATGTATGTCTGGGAAACTGTTCCTAAATGTGATGTAAGAAAATGAAATGGAGTAAAAGGTGTTTGGTCACCTGCGAAGGCGTCTAGAGCTTTCTTGATGTCGGCAGcgttgagaatgctgttcatcgccATCTCAGCAGCTGGAATGTCAGGAAAGAGGGGGGGAAGGATGAGAAGAAAAGTGGGGAACTAAGTTAAACACGAGGGTACATGAGAGcaaagggaacagagagagatattCTCATATTACACTGCTGAGACTTGTGAACTGGAGCAAGAAATCAGGGCGAGAGCGAGATATTGAGAGAACAAattagaaaggagggagaggagggaggaggagaaaatggaggagggggtgaggggtgcTCAGTTCTCCatttagtttgtgtgtgttttttgggaGCAGGTTGAGGTTGGGGGTATTATAAGAGAAACGTGGCTGGTCTCCAGGCGTCTACTCAGCAGGGTTAGCGCCATGGGATCTGTGCCTTGTGCTGTGTCTGACATACCATAGAACAAGAACGAGAGCTGTGGAGCTAGGAGGCCATTGTGGACACACCACAGAGTTAGAGCTGTGTAGAGTAATAGTGTGGACAGGGGGCTCCTTATGTCTCACACTTTGAAAGGCGAGCTGTGTGTCCAAACCTCTTGGCCCTGTGTGTCCAACCCTGTGTGCCATTGAAGTCAATTGCTTCTCACTTACAAATGTGAGGAGAGTTGGGGAGTGAGTGGTGTTGACTAAGGGGTTATTGAGGAATGGATTAGTAGGTTGAGGTGTGGTTGCCATGTGGTGGCCATCCTATGATATCGTGCGAGGGCAATTTTTAAGTCTATTTTTGGATTAGTTTATGTCTGTAATGGCCCCCGAGGGGTGGCCATGCTCCAGGGCGTCAGGACCGCAGGGCCAAGTAGGGTGCTCTAAGATATTTCCCTAAGACACTACTGCAGCAAAGGCTCATGGGATAAGTGAGCGAAAAGGCCCAGCTAGACAAATATAGTACAACAGAGCttgccagcttgtagtcctaaaaaatgGAAATGCTTTGCCTCTGGCTTGTTCGGCCGTTCCTATGAGGGAAATTAATAGAGAAAGAATGGGGTTTTGGGGTAAACGCCTAAAATAACGTCTGAGTTTatcacaggcttaggagatcttatacgtttcgTTCTGTAAGATAATATCAGCTAGTTAagatgacctttatgaattatgaagcctttccCTTACAGAAAAACACaccatttcacatgtgaaatcatgtgaaaacgtgtttttggaacacttcacatttggaacacttcacgtgaAATCATCGTTTCGAAATCGAAATCATTTTTTCCGTAATGGGGATGCCAGCAATCTGAATTTCCTGCTACACAACCAAATCTGTGGCCACAGATTAATAGGCAAGAATACAAGGTCAAAGGTACACATAAGGTACCTTCAGGGCCGGCTTAATGCAGGGGCTTACCCCAAAAAtacacagtatatattatatatataatattctgCAACCGCCAACCACAGGAGGATTCAGGAGCCAACTGTCAATGAGTGTAGATAGCCTGCTGCTGCCTGGTGCCACTCTGCTAATCGTTAGAACGGGGGAGGAGATACATGTGACTGGTCAGTTGTGTGAGTCAGGGGCATGGCCCAAGCCCATAACGGACCCAAGAGGCAAAAacaattattatttatatatttttttttatccatccACATGAGCCCGTCCTCAATGTTGAAATTACACCAGAGAGCATAATTTTGCCAGATTTCTTAATCTAGCCCTGGGTACTGGTTAATATCTTTTAGGGTACATGTGCAGATAATCTAGTATGACGTACATTTTTTCTGGGTACAATTACTACTGCACTTTaaaaaatgctgggttaaaaGCAGCCCATAGTGGACAGACACATGTTGTGTTCtttttgacccagccagttgggtCATTGAGCTATGATCCATCAGGTCAGATCAGAATACTGGAGGCGTGGCGTTCAGTTCTTTTTGGCCACCTGTGAAAGTAAATGTCGTTCcggttcatctgttctgttgtattgtcaacACATGTTAAGGTTGCGCATTGACACTTTTTTGTAGCTTAATTAAGCTTTTTCTACTTTTTTTGTACCACAGGGAACAACACTACCTTTATTTTTTGGTGTGTCGTAACACGTTCCAAGAAATTAAGTATGAACCTGGTGGCACTGCAGAAACATTGATGCACTCAACCAAGCGGTTGCAAGTTTAAATCCCCAAAATATTAATGTATACTCGATGTCAAGTGTTTTTAGCGCAGGAGGCACTTCAGGTACCTACCAACCAAGcagttgtgagttcaaatcccataGTAGGTTTAGTTCCAAGTAATGCAGGAGACCATGACACAATGTTCTATAAAGGTTATTGGGAATGTCctgggaactagacaaaacctgcAGGGGACCATGACTGTTTAAattagcggcaggtagcctagtgtatagagcgttggactagtaaccaaaaggttgcaagatcgaatccccgagcttacaaggtaaaaatctgtcgttctgcccctgaacaaggcagttaacccactgttcctaggccgtcattgaaaataagaatttgttcttaactgacttgtctagtaaatatatatatttttttaataaaaaattgAATGCATGTCAATTATGCCGTTTAAAGTAAAATATTCTCAATTTGACACCTGGGTTTTCACATGTTGTCACGTGTAGTTTCATGATATCACATGTTGAAATTTGGCATTCCCATGTTGtcatttatttcacatgagatCATGATTTTGCATGTGTTTACATGGTCACATGTGACTATGTGATCACACGATAACACGTTTTCACATGTGATCgtgaaattcatgtggtttttctGTAAGGGTTATGTGGTTaatgtgcttgttttgattacataaatgcttcaaaattcacaaaaggtgacgttagctgatgaagattagctcatagaacaaaacgtataaaatctcctaagcctgtgtttaccacagaccttatttttgcaGTTTATCCAAAACCCCGTCAAAAAAAACATGAATTTCTCCATAGGCTTTGGCCATTGAGCAATGgtggagttagtgcctacaaaaatatgccattactattgctctctatagGAGCCTACAAGATCCTATTTAGTCGTTTTTCTTTCCACAGTTTGTCCTATGCGAATGCCTCAACAGTCAGCCTCATCTTAGTGAGATCTAGCACTTCCTTTCACCCAACCTCTTTCTAACACTCCTAAGTTTGGCTTACCCTTTGGCTCCAATGAAAAGTATAAATATGAAACCTTTATACTTTTCTCCTGCGTGAGAGCCACCTGTGCCCTTCTTCTCACCCAGAGGTGAGGGAAACCCAACCGTGCCTCAGGAGAACGGACCGACTCCTAGCCTTCATTACAACAgctgcatggtgtgtgtgtgtgtgtgtgtgtgtgtgtgtgtgtgtgtgtgtgtgtgtgtgtgtgtgtgtgtttggaagaGGGGGTCTGGGGGTTCTGGGTCTAGGCAGGCCGGATGTGGGTGAGGAGAGCGAGGGATCAAGGGAGAATGTACTAGCGTCTCAAGAAACTCGAGCCCCTTAAGTTAAGCCCCCTCGATCTCAGCATGTGTATGTTCATATGCGGTCGTTTGTAGTgtcagtgtgtgagtgagagtatgtgtttgtatgtacgAATGTGTGGCTTGCTGATATGTCTGTGACGTGTGTGAACTTAGATTTGATCTGTGTGCTTGGTATAGGTTAGGTGTGCACATGGTCAGGGttatgagtttgtgtgtgtgtgcttgcatgctcACCCTCATGGGGCGGggatgagtttgtgtgtgtgtttatgtacatGCATATACATGTATGTACGTCTGTGTGCTGTTGGTGAGATAATGATTTGCAACATTGTGTATCTGGATTCATATACCTTGTAGGGCTCTTACTTACAATTGATTTTACATTTAAATAACCACTATGTAAGTGAATCAGAATGATTTAAACACAACAAATTGGGGACTGTGCTTGTTTTAGCCTACTGTACAGCAGAAACCTTTTATTGGAGGATTTTGATTCAGAATGATAGCCAACTTGTAACTGAATAGTTGAAATTGTGTACAGAACAGCTCAACTGGCTGGCTACAACACAATGTTGTAGCTCCAACGGTGATGATGTCTTTAGTTATGGCCGCTATCTTGTGCTATGTATCCAATCTAATGTTTGCTATTCATCAGAACAAATGCTATTGATTTCATCATAAAAAGTGGAGTCAGCCTCTCTTGTCATGGTTACAATACCAAAACACAAAGAGCGGCACGGCCATAAAAACAACACCCAGATGGATTGTGGGGGATCATCTTTGGACATAACACCAAAGTCCATTATGTTATCTGACAGCATGGTACTGAAAAGAACTGCTGagctacctacctactgtaccgcCACAGTACAACTGAacaatcagacctgggttcaaatacttaaaaaaaatactttatctGTACTTGACTAAATGTGACTGtagcaatggaaccaatagagcGGTCCCAGTGCAACCGTGCCCACCTGGCTATCCAGGTAGGGTAATGCAAAAAATATCAGATATACAGTAGTATCTGAACCCAGGTCTAGCTTCCAAATGACCCAAATTCAATGATTGAGCAGCCACAACAATAGGCATTGCGTTGTAGTAGGGACTCTCCTGGATGGCGCACAAAGGTACCGCTATGACTCGCAGAATAATAATGTAATCTTATCTAATCAACTCATCACATCGTCTCATAATTTCATCTGGAACAATGGGACAATCAATCATCTACATGCAAATGACAAACATGTCAATAAGGAAACCACGTCACGAGACATTTACATGAGACACAAACAGAGTAGTATAATATTATTAAGTAAATAAAAATACGCCAATCGCTTAAGCTATCCGTTAGCATTTAAAGCAACGTCTGAAGTCTTGAGGTCATATTTCATCatgacacacaaacaacacattgTATTCAtagcaaatggcaccctatcccttatatagtgcgctacttttgaccagagccctattgggcctgggccaaaagtagtgcactatagggaatagggtgccatttgggatgcacccattATTTGTCTCTGTTTAATTAACAGAGGCTATAGCCACTAAAACAGTTCACTGACTCCATGAATATGCATTAACATGGAGATATGGGCACATGAGTATCATGCAAATGCACTAATCATACTCAACGTAATCACATACAGAATGTTAATGAGGGAAGGTTATGGTCCCGAGAGGCATCTTTGTTAAAAAATGTAATCACTTAATACCATTTCACAGTGTCAGCAATTTGCACCATTCTTAGttattaatgtcctctatatcATTGTTGAAAGGTTTGGTCGTTTGGTTCATATTCTCTATACAGTAGCCATTCCCATTATACAACTAACTAACACCCCAAATTGCACCAGCTCATGCTATTTTCCAACACAGAACTACCTACATACTTAAACCTGATCTTACCCTCACAACTTTGCATATcatttttgtcatttttttctcCAAAGTAGCTGTTAGTAAGTGTACTGCAAAATTGCCTAAAATTGAATTATAGATATTCTCTACTGTGGTGACCAATTTACGAAGCCCTTTTCCATGTTATTAccaggtcaattccatttcaaattcaatcaattcaggaagtaaactgaaatcccaatgtttacttcctgaattggctgaattaaaatggaattgaccccaaccctggttgtTGACCAAAGCACGCAGCCTTACCTGAGTTAAGGTGAGGAGTAGTACggaggagatggagaaaggggCCAGAGAGATAGGATGGAGGTCTGATAAAGGGACGAGGGTCCACTCCTTTCTTTTTTATACCCCTCCTCTCCGACTATTTTAGGAGGGAAAGATGGAAACCCTATCGCTTCCTTTAACCACACTTAACTAATCAAACCCCTTGCTATTAATAATCACCTGCTCAGTCTCCAGCACCCATTCCACCTGACACCTTTTTCTTTACTCTCTCAATTTCTCGCCTTCCCTCCACGCATCTGGTTTTCTTAAATAATTTTCTCACACCTCCCACTCAGGGGTCTC is from Salvelinus namaycush isolate Seneca chromosome 41, SaNama_1.0, whole genome shotgun sequence and encodes:
- the LOC120034350 gene encoding parvalbumin-7-like, producing MAMNSILNAADIKKALDAFAAADSFDHKKFFEMVGLKAKSAEDVKKAFLVLDADASGFIEEEELKFVLKGFASDGRDLTDKETKAFLNEADKDGDGMIGIDEFVALVHE